Proteins co-encoded in one Halococcoides cellulosivorans genomic window:
- the pyrH gene encoding UMP kinase, giving the protein MNTVISLGGSVLAADLDPERFRTYGDLVADLAADHRLAVVTGGGPTAREYIGTARELGANETDLDALGVAVTRLNARLLIAAVGSPAHPTVPTGIDRAREIHRTGDVPIMGGTVAGHTTDAVAASLAESVDADRLVLGTSVDGVYSGDPNVEEDVEKFDRIDAGDLVGLIAEIDLDAGSNAPVDLLAAKMIQRSGIETVVCDGSDPAIVRAAATGDAPGTVVEP; this is encoded by the coding sequence ATGAACACCGTCATATCGCTCGGCGGAAGCGTGCTCGCCGCGGATCTCGATCCAGAGCGGTTCCGGACCTACGGCGACCTCGTCGCGGATCTGGCCGCCGATCACCGCCTCGCGGTCGTGACCGGCGGCGGCCCGACCGCGCGGGAGTACATCGGGACCGCGCGCGAGTTGGGCGCCAACGAGACCGATCTCGACGCGTTGGGCGTGGCCGTCACGCGACTGAACGCCCGATTGTTGATCGCCGCCGTCGGATCGCCGGCCCATCCGACGGTCCCGACGGGGATCGATCGCGCCCGCGAGATCCACCGGACCGGTGACGTCCCGATCATGGGTGGGACCGTCGCCGGCCACACGACCGACGCCGTGGCGGCGAGTCTCGCAGAATCGGTCGACGCCGACCGCCTCGTGCTCGGGACGAGTGTCGACGGCGTCTACTCGGGCGATCCAAACGTCGAAGAAGACGTCGAGAAGTTCGACCGGATCGATGCAGGCGATCTCGTGGGGCTGATCGCAGAGATCGACCTCGACGCCGGAAGTAACGCCCCGGTCGACCTGCTGGCCGCGAAGATGATCCAGCGGTCGGGCATCGAGACGGTCGTCTGTGACGGGTCAGACCCCGCGATCGTGCGCGCGGCGGCGACCGGCGAC
- the hisB gene encoding imidazoleglycerol-phosphate dehydratase HisB, protein MTDRTAAITRETAETSIEATIDLDGAGDSTVETGNAFFDHMLDALATHALFDLTVHADGDLGVDAHHTVEDVAIVLGEAIDDALGEKRAIERFADRRVPLDEAVASVVLDVSGRPYASFEGSFSAATVGGMDSQLIAHFCRSLATNAGLTLHVTVDGENAHHEAEAIFKGLARALDDATRIDERRSAVASTKGEL, encoded by the coding sequence ATGACCGACCGCACGGCGGCGATCACACGCGAGACGGCGGAAACGTCGATCGAGGCGACGATCGATCTGGACGGGGCGGGCGATTCGACCGTCGAGACTGGAAACGCCTTTTTCGATCACATGCTCGACGCGTTGGCGACACACGCGCTGTTCGATCTGACGGTCCACGCGGACGGCGATCTGGGCGTCGACGCCCACCACACCGTCGAGGACGTCGCGATCGTCCTCGGTGAGGCCATCGACGACGCGCTGGGTGAGAAACGCGCCATCGAGCGGTTCGCGGACCGACGGGTGCCCTTAGACGAGGCCGTCGCCAGCGTCGTCCTCGACGTCTCGGGTCGGCCCTACGCGTCGTTCGAGGGGTCGTTCTCGGCGGCGACCGTCGGCGGGATGGACAGCCAGTTGATCGCCCACTTCTGTCGGTCGCTCGCGACCAACGCGGGCCTCACGCTGCACGTCACGGTCGATGGCGAGAACGCCCACCACGAGGCCGAGGCGATCTTCAAGGGCCTCGCGCGCGCCCTCGACGACGCGACGCGGATCGACGAGCGTCGCAGCGCGGTCGCCTCGACGAAAGGCGAGTTGTAG
- a CDS encoding site-2 protease family protein produces MDERLPDGAPTPGRIGSILRVETIEREGRVVRYYGRPAVPLDRLESAAQDAFRGYDVTVRRVSSGTPPRVALEARPSEAGLDGIPWLNLLLFVLTVVSTLFAGSQWYYTDLQSPLDLLAAWPFTVALLGILGVHEFGHYLASRYHGVDASLPYFIPVPSFIGTLGAVIRIRGPIPDRDALFDIGASGPLAGFVATVVVAVIGLAMDPITVPQSVAEASNSIEIDLGYPLLHHLLALGFGADQTGVFLDRQHHPILLASWVGALVTMLNLLPVGQLDGGHVSRAVFGPRQETVGALVPAALFGLAATVYSTTEVGLSGVSVWIIWGVLTILVGAVGPATPIRDRDLDPRRQAVAVAVLLVGIACVMPVPMTIVGP; encoded by the coding sequence ATGGACGAGCGGTTGCCGGACGGCGCGCCCACGCCCGGCCGGATCGGGTCGATCCTCCGAGTCGAGACCATCGAGCGCGAGGGCCGGGTCGTCCGGTACTACGGTCGGCCCGCCGTGCCCCTTGACCGCCTTGAGTCCGCCGCTCAGGACGCCTTCCGCGGATACGACGTGACCGTCCGGCGGGTCTCCAGCGGGACGCCCCCGCGTGTTGCCCTCGAAGCGCGTCCGAGCGAAGCCGGACTCGACGGGATCCCCTGGCTCAATCTCCTCTTGTTCGTGCTGACGGTCGTCTCGACGCTGTTCGCGGGGAGTCAGTGGTACTACACCGACCTCCAGTCCCCGCTGGATCTGCTCGCGGCGTGGCCGTTTACCGTCGCCTTGCTCGGCATCCTCGGCGTTCACGAGTTCGGGCACTACCTCGCGAGTCGATACCACGGCGTCGACGCGAGTCTGCCCTACTTCATTCCAGTGCCGAGTTTCATCGGTACGCTCGGCGCGGTCATTCGGATTCGCGGGCCGATCCCCGACCGGGATGCGCTGTTCGATATCGGCGCGTCGGGGCCGCTCGCTGGCTTCGTCGCAACCGTCGTCGTCGCGGTCATCGGGCTGGCGATGGATCCGATCACGGTCCCCCAGTCGGTCGCGGAGGCGTCGAATTCGATCGAAATCGACCTGGGCTACCCCCTCTTGCATCACCTCCTCGCGCTCGGGTTCGGGGCCGACCAGACTGGCGTCTTCCTCGATCGCCAACACCACCCGATCTTGCTCGCCAGCTGGGTCGGCGCGCTCGTGACGATGCTCAATCTCCTCCCGGTGGGCCAACTCGACGGCGGGCACGTCTCGCGGGCGGTGTTCGGCCCGCGCCAGGAGACCGTCGGCGCACTCGTCCCGGCGGCCCTCTTTGGGCTCGCCGCGACGGTCTATTCGACGACCGAGGTCGGCCTGAGTGGCGTGAGCGTCTGGATCATCTGGGGCGTGCTCACGATCCTCGTCGGTGCGGTCGGGCCCGCGACGCCGATCCGCGATCGGGATCTCGATCCGCGACGTCAGGCGGTCGCCGTCGCGGTCTTGCTGGTCGGGATCGCGTGTGTGATGCCCGTGCCGATGACGATCGTCGGCCCCTGA
- the carB gene encoding carbamoyl-phosphate synthase large subunit, whose amino-acid sequence MTADSRPTILLIGSGPIQIGQAAEFDYSGAQACRALQEEGARVVLVNSNPATIMTDPEMADAVYLEPITPEAIAEIIRNEEPDGVIAGLGGQTGLNVTAELAEQGVLEEHSVDVMGTPLETIYATEDRDEFRQRMKNLDQPIPRSETIKSIDEVEDAVDSVGGLPVIMRTTYTLGGQGSGVISEMDELEEATRKGLRLSRDDRVMITESIDGWVELEYEVMRDADDSCIIICNMENIDPMGIHTGESTVVTPSQVIPDEGHQEMRDVALEVIRDLEIHGGCNIQFAWRDDGTPAGEYRVVEVNPRVSRSSALASKATGYPIARVTAKVAMGKRLHEIDNEITGETTAAFEPAIDYIVTKVPRWPIDKFRDVDFELGPAMKSTGEAMSIGRTFEESLLKALRSSEYDPAVDFDEVDDETLREHYLERPSPDRPYALFEAFDRGFTIEEVNALTDIREWYLERFQRIADAARAAQAGEFQEAAEHGFTDQEITAIAGGEFRDTHASWLPEFEESDEVDAAVETDGGAVDDATADDGSLLDTVDDATIERDYKLVDTCAGEFEATTPYYYSSRDPYTPLERDELLVNRDLESVVVVGGGPIRIGQGVEFDYCSVHAVRALEAMGIEAHVVNNNPETVSTDYDTSDGLFFEPITAEEVADVIESTEADGVMVQFGGQTSVDIGKPLERELERRDLDCEILGTSADAMDLAEDRDRFNRLMDELGIDQAEGGTATSESEALDLASEIGYPVLVRPSYVLGGRAMDVVYNDDDLKTYIEEAVRVSPDKPILVDDFLADAVELDVDAVADAAGEGGDVIIGGVMEHVETAGVHSGDSACMIPPRSQEIKSVMPRIREVTEEIARELDAEGLLNVQLAVRDGTVYVLEANPRSSRTVPFISKTTGVPIAKLAARVMAGADLADLDVDERIPDQVSIKEVVLPFDRLPGSDPRLGPEMKSTGEVMGTAGSFGKAYQKAQMAVGKAIPLEGRAIVDLPVIGFEAHYETLAVDDFESVDAAVEAIRDEEIDAVFSRNRALLEACVEESVTYFSTRESAEAALEAIESADEPMNVQPIGDRPTDRREWGRE is encoded by the coding sequence ATGACAGCCGACAGTCGGCCCACAATATTGCTCATCGGCAGCGGACCGATCCAGATCGGACAGGCGGCGGAGTTCGACTACTCGGGCGCACAGGCCTGCCGGGCGCTCCAGGAAGAGGGCGCGCGCGTCGTCCTCGTCAACTCGAACCCCGCGACGATCATGACCGACCCCGAGATGGCCGACGCGGTCTATCTCGAACCGATCACGCCCGAGGCGATCGCAGAGATCATTCGCAACGAAGAGCCCGACGGCGTGATCGCCGGCCTGGGGGGCCAGACCGGCCTCAACGTCACCGCCGAGTTGGCCGAACAGGGCGTCCTCGAGGAACATAGCGTCGACGTGATGGGCACGCCCCTGGAGACCATCTACGCCACCGAGGACCGCGACGAGTTCCGCCAGCGCATGAAGAACCTCGATCAGCCGATCCCGCGCTCGGAGACCATCAAATCGATCGACGAGGTCGAAGACGCCGTCGATTCGGTCGGCGGACTCCCGGTGATCATGCGGACGACCTACACGCTCGGCGGGCAGGGCTCGGGCGTCATCAGTGAGATGGACGAACTCGAAGAGGCCACCCGGAAGGGCCTGCGCCTCTCGCGGGACGATCGCGTGATGATCACCGAGTCGATCGACGGCTGGGTCGAACTCGAATACGAGGTGATGCGCGACGCCGACGACTCGTGTATCATCATCTGCAACATGGAGAACATCGACCCGATGGGGATCCACACTGGGGAGTCCACCGTCGTGACGCCCTCGCAGGTCATCCCCGACGAGGGCCACCAGGAGATGCGCGACGTCGCGCTGGAAGTCATCCGCGATCTGGAGATCCACGGCGGCTGTAACATCCAGTTCGCGTGGCGCGACGACGGCACGCCCGCCGGGGAGTATCGCGTCGTCGAGGTCAACCCCCGCGTCTCCCGATCCTCCGCACTGGCCTCGAAGGCGACGGGCTACCCGATCGCGCGTGTCACCGCGAAGGTCGCGATGGGCAAACGCCTCCACGAGATCGACAACGAGATCACCGGCGAGACGACCGCGGCGTTCGAACCCGCGATCGACTACATCGTCACGAAAGTCCCGCGGTGGCCGATCGACAAGTTCCGCGACGTCGACTTCGAACTCGGTCCAGCAATGAAATCGACGGGTGAGGCGATGTCGATCGGGCGGACCTTCGAGGAGTCGCTGTTGAAGGCGCTCCGCTCCTCGGAGTACGACCCCGCAGTGGACTTCGACGAAGTCGACGACGAGACGCTTCGCGAACACTACCTCGAACGCCCGAGTCCCGACCGGCCCTATGCCCTCTTCGAGGCGTTCGATCGCGGCTTCACGATCGAGGAGGTCAACGCGCTCACGGACATCCGCGAGTGGTATCTCGAACGGTTCCAGCGGATCGCCGACGCCGCCCGCGCGGCCCAGGCCGGCGAGTTCCAGGAGGCTGCCGAACACGGCTTCACCGATCAGGAGATCACCGCCATCGCGGGCGGGGAGTTCCGCGATACGCACGCCTCCTGGCTGCCCGAGTTCGAGGAGAGCGACGAAGTCGACGCCGCGGTCGAGACCGACGGTGGCGCGGTCGATGACGCGACGGCGGACGACGGATCGCTGCTCGACACCGTCGACGACGCGACGATCGAACGCGACTACAAACTGGTCGACACCTGTGCGGGCGAGTTCGAGGCGACGACGCCGTATTACTACTCCTCGCGAGACCCCTATACCCCGCTCGAACGCGACGAGTTGCTCGTGAATCGTGATCTGGAGAGCGTCGTGGTCGTCGGCGGCGGTCCGATCCGCATCGGCCAGGGCGTCGAGTTCGACTACTGTTCGGTCCACGCCGTCCGCGCGCTCGAAGCAATGGGCATCGAGGCCCACGTCGTCAACAACAATCCCGAGACGGTCTCGACGGACTACGACACCTCGGACGGCCTCTTTTTCGAGCCGATCACCGCCGAGGAGGTCGCGGACGTCATCGAATCGACCGAGGCCGACGGCGTGATGGTCCAGTTCGGCGGTCAAACGTCCGTGGACATCGGCAAGCCCCTCGAACGCGAGTTGGAGCGTCGCGACCTCGACTGTGAGATCCTCGGGACGTCGGCGGACGCGATGGACCTCGCGGAGGATCGCGATCGGTTCAACCGCCTGATGGACGAGTTGGGCATCGATCAGGCCGAGGGTGGGACCGCGACGAGCGAATCGGAGGCGCTCGACCTCGCCAGCGAGATCGGCTATCCCGTGCTCGTCCGGCCCTCCTACGTGCTGGGTGGCCGTGCGATGGACGTCGTCTACAACGACGACGACCTGAAAACGTACATCGAGGAGGCCGTCCGGGTCAGCCCGGACAAGCCGATCCTCGTCGACGACTTCCTCGCGGACGCGGTCGAACTCGACGTCGACGCCGTCGCCGACGCCGCCGGCGAGGGTGGCGACGTGATCATCGGCGGCGTGATGGAACACGTCGAGACCGCCGGCGTCCACTCGGGCGACTCGGCGTGTATGATCCCGCCGCGCAGCCAGGAGATCAAATCGGTCATGCCGCGTATTCGCGAGGTCACCGAGGAGATCGCGCGCGAACTCGACGCCGAGGGCCTGCTCAACGTCCAGTTGGCGGTGCGTGACGGCACGGTGTACGTCCTCGAAGCGAATCCGCGCTCCTCGCGGACCGTCCCCTTTATCTCGAAGACGACGGGCGTCCCGATCGCGAAACTCGCCGCACGCGTCATGGCCGGCGCGGATCTCGCGGATCTCGACGTCGACGAGCGCATCCCCGATCAGGTCTCGATCAAGGAGGTCGTCCTGCCGTTCGACCGCCTGCCCGGCAGCGATCCCCGCCTCGGCCCGGAGATGAAATCCACCGGCGAGGTCATGGGCACCGCCGGAAGCTTCGGGAAGGCCTACCAGAAAGCCCAGATGGCCGTCGGGAAAGCGATTCCGCTGGAGGGCCGGGCGATCGTCGACCTGCCGGTCATCGGCTTCGAAGCACATTACGAGACCCTCGCCGTCGACGACTTCGAGTCGGTGGACGCGGCCGTCGAGGCGATCCGCGACGAGGAGATCGACGCGGTGTTCTCGCGGAACCGCGCGTTGCTCGAAGCGTGTGTCGAGGAGTCGGTCACCTACTTCTCGACGCGAGAGAGCGCCGAGGCCGCGCTCGAAGCGATCGAGTCCGCGGACGAACCGATGAACGTCCAGCCCATCGGTGACCGCCCGACCGATCGCCGCGAGTGGGGTCGGGAGTAA
- a CDS encoding TIGR01548 family HAD-type hydrolase has translation MQTEAVVLDIDGVLIDVENSYRRAIVETVDIVLGESPPTDLIQGLKDAGGFNNDWLVTDGLALYVRSRRAGLDLDPEAFAERVAAAGGGIEGVESALRETCDDAETVLDAWDPDRLREVFQQLYLGPERYREIEGREPDLDRAGGFIEDEPLLVDPATIDNLQSRFAVGVVTGRPAAEAQIALDRVGLDLPAELVYTMDDWAGKPDPTALIAIAKATDSASVAFAGDTLDDVRTARNADRADARTYHGIGVLTGGLTGQSGREKFEDCGADAVVDDVNALPGLLDRP, from the coding sequence ATGCAGACCGAAGCCGTCGTACTCGACATCGACGGCGTGTTGATCGACGTCGAGAACTCCTACCGGCGGGCGATCGTCGAGACCGTCGACATCGTCCTCGGTGAGTCACCGCCCACCGATCTCATCCAGGGGCTCAAAGACGCGGGCGGGTTCAACAACGACTGGCTCGTCACCGACGGGCTGGCACTGTACGTCCGCTCGCGACGGGCGGGCCTCGATCTCGATCCCGAGGCGTTCGCCGAACGCGTCGCGGCCGCTGGTGGTGGCATCGAGGGCGTCGAGTCGGCCCTGCGCGAGACCTGTGACGACGCCGAGACGGTTCTCGACGCCTGGGATCCCGACCGCCTGCGCGAGGTCTTCCAGCAGTTGTATCTCGGGCCCGAGCGCTATCGCGAGATCGAAGGGCGTGAGCCCGATCTCGACCGCGCGGGTGGGTTCATCGAAGACGAACCACTGCTGGTCGACCCGGCGACGATCGATAATCTACAGTCGCGATTCGCGGTCGGCGTCGTCACCGGTCGGCCCGCCGCCGAAGCACAGATCGCGCTCGATCGGGTCGGCCTCGACCTGCCTGCAGAGCTGGTCTACACGATGGACGACTGGGCGGGCAAGCCCGACCCCACGGCGTTGATCGCGATCGCCAAGGCCACCGACAGCGCGTCGGTCGCGTTCGCGGGCGACACTCTCGACGACGTGCGCACCGCCCGGAACGCCGACCGTGCCGACGCACGCACCTACCACGGGATCGGCGTCCTCACCGGCGGGCTGACCGGCCAGTCGGGCCGCGAGAAATTCGAGGACTGTGGGGCGGACGCCGTCGTGGACGACGTGAACGCACTGCCCGGCCTGCTCGACCGGCCGTGA
- a CDS encoding 30S ribosomal protein S19e — MATVYDAPAEPVIEAVADHLATVDDIDAPEWIEFAKSGVGRELPPEQDDFWTRRAASIIRKVGMDGPVGIGSLSTYYGDSKGGSNRYQVRPASSTDGSRNVIRTICQQLEDAGLVETTESSGRRITADGQELLDETATEVIEDLDRPELERYA, encoded by the coding sequence ATGGCGACAGTCTACGACGCACCCGCCGAACCCGTCATCGAGGCGGTCGCGGACCACCTCGCGACGGTCGACGACATCGACGCGCCCGAGTGGATCGAGTTCGCAAAGAGCGGCGTCGGTCGGGAACTCCCGCCCGAACAGGACGACTTCTGGACGCGCCGTGCGGCGAGCATCATCCGCAAGGTCGGCATGGACGGCCCGGTCGGCATCGGATCGCTCTCGACGTACTACGGCGACTCCAAGGGTGGCTCGAACCGATACCAGGTCCGCCCGGCGAGTTCGACCGACGGCAGTCGCAACGTCATTCGGACGATCTGCCAGCAACTCGAAGACGCTGGGCTGGTCGAGACGACCGAATCGAGTGGCCGCCGCATCACCGCCGACGGGCAGGAACTGCTCGACGAGACCGCGACCGAGGTCATCGAGGACCTCGATCGCCCCGAACTCGAACGCTACGCCTAA
- the thiL gene encoding thiamine-phosphate kinase — translation MDERAALAMITDQIDEAGDDAAIVDGTAITIDMLHDSADFPAGVTDRTMGWRSVAVSLSDLAAVGADPVGAVAAYGAPTFSEGALTAFVTGAREVCDAVGTEYVGGDLDCHDERTIATAAVGRVDHRVGRAGATPGDAVCVTGCLGTGAAAFKLFETGKIERANQLYRFSPRIAAGRALAPVATAMMDSSDGLARSLHQIAAASDCGITIEGDLPIDPALREFADTDRLATTFGEDFELIVTLPEDAIDDARARVPVDLTRIGTVTESGVTRDGDPLPDEGYVHDPD, via the coding sequence ATGGACGAACGGGCGGCGCTCGCGATGATCACCGACCAGATCGACGAGGCCGGCGACGACGCCGCGATCGTCGACGGGACGGCGATCACCATCGACATGCTCCACGACAGCGCGGACTTCCCCGCGGGCGTCACCGACCGGACGATGGGGTGGCGATCGGTCGCCGTCTCGCTGTCCGATCTCGCCGCCGTCGGGGCCGATCCCGTCGGGGCCGTCGCGGCCTACGGCGCACCGACGTTCTCCGAGGGCGCACTCACGGCGTTCGTCACGGGCGCACGCGAGGTCTGTGACGCGGTCGGCACCGAGTACGTCGGTGGCGACCTCGACTGTCACGACGAGCGGACGATCGCGACCGCCGCCGTCGGCCGCGTCGACCATCGCGTCGGACGCGCGGGCGCGACGCCCGGCGACGCGGTCTGTGTCACGGGGTGCCTCGGCACGGGCGCGGCCGCGTTCAAACTGTTCGAGACCGGCAAAATCGAGCGCGCGAACCAGTTGTATCGATTCTCCCCCCGTATCGCGGCCGGGCGCGCACTCGCGCCCGTCGCGACCGCGATGATGGACAGTAGCGACGGTCTCGCTCGATCGCTCCACCAGATCGCCGCCGCGAGCGACTGTGGGATCACGATCGAGGGGGACCTCCCGATCGATCCCGCACTGAGGGAGTTCGCAGACACCGACCGTCTCGCGACCACGTTCGGCGAAGACTTCGAGTTGATCGTGACCCTGCCCGAAGACGCCATCGACGACGCCAGAGCACGCGTCCCCGTCGATCTCACGCGGATCGGGACGGTCACCGAATCAGGCGTCACCCGCGACGGCGACCCGCTCCCCGACGAGGGCTACGTCCACGACCCAGACTGA
- a CDS encoding DUF1405 domain-containing protein: MTARGRVRSTIERTRGSPLPAAAVRPYLEGQFELAGLLAANGIAFLVGLQYYAASFDQVHFLTWWLFADSPVALALGTVALATMIPSAGSRAKRQTGQLSAVIHTLAVVALVFTGVWTTIVVGWGWATTTTYAPSEALFLILTHLGFVVEAALLAHVGTTDRIALGIGGLFVGVTLYFDYVLGHHPPIPYPDGGSVALIGALIVAPLALGAAWWWLPRRTQAV; this comes from the coding sequence ATGACGGCGCGCGGGCGCGTGCGGTCGACGATCGAGCGGACGCGCGGATCGCCGTTGCCCGCCGCCGCGGTCCGGCCGTATCTGGAGGGCCAGTTCGAACTCGCTGGCCTCCTGGCCGCCAACGGGATCGCCTTCCTCGTCGGGTTGCAGTACTACGCCGCCTCGTTCGACCAGGTGCATTTCCTCACGTGGTGGCTCTTTGCCGACTCGCCGGTCGCGCTCGCACTCGGGACGGTCGCGCTCGCGACGATGATCCCGAGCGCGGGTTCGCGCGCAAAGCGCCAGACCGGACAGCTGTCGGCGGTGATCCACACGCTCGCCGTCGTCGCGCTCGTGTTCACGGGGGTCTGGACGACGATCGTCGTCGGGTGGGGATGGGCGACGACCACGACGTACGCGCCCAGTGAGGCGCTGTTTTTGATCCTCACGCACCTCGGGTTCGTCGTCGAGGCCGCACTTTTGGCGCACGTGGGCACGACCGATCGGATCGCACTCGGGATTGGCGGACTGTTCGTCGGCGTGACGCTCTACTTCGACTACGTCCTCGGCCATCACCCACCGATTCCGTACCCCGACGGCGGATCGGTCGCGCTGATCGGTGCGCTGATCGTCGCCCCGCTCGCGCTCGGTGCGGCGTGGTGGTGGCTGCCCCGCAGGACGCAAGCGGTTTGA
- a CDS encoding lysylphosphatidylglycerol synthase transmembrane domain-containing protein — MSDSERWPTLVGFGAAVLVLAALLALVGAEDVITEFQKARPSVVLAVVVAATVWLSAWGLALQAVLGAMGVRIGPLRAIGVFTGAMFANNVTPFGQAGGEPVSALLISKATDCEYETGLAAIASIDVLHFMPSIGFAIVGLGVFGTRVVAGDQNLVAGLVAVTVLCLGFVLAAVAGWRYRYEIERQAERVVPGVVRRIVGIVPRVTPPSRANVRRRIGRFFDSIDRVASDPATLVRASVLSAIGWFALSMSLWLSLVAIGTTVPVVAVLVVIPLASILGMTPFPGGTGPVESGTVGLILSLTAASPAAATAAVVIHRGITYWGTTLAGWTITTLVGVRRGIA, encoded by the coding sequence GTGAGCGATTCCGAGCGCTGGCCCACCCTCGTCGGGTTCGGGGCTGCCGTCCTCGTGCTCGCTGCGCTGCTCGCCCTCGTCGGGGCCGAGGACGTCATCACCGAGTTCCAGAAGGCTCGCCCATCGGTCGTGCTCGCGGTGGTCGTCGCCGCGACGGTGTGGCTGTCGGCGTGGGGCCTGGCGCTGCAGGCCGTCCTCGGCGCGATGGGCGTCCGGATCGGGCCGCTCCGGGCGATCGGCGTGTTCACCGGGGCGATGTTTGCGAACAACGTCACGCCCTTCGGCCAGGCCGGCGGCGAACCGGTCTCGGCCCTCCTCATTTCGAAGGCGACCGACTGCGAGTACGAGACCGGGCTGGCCGCCATCGCGAGCATCGACGTGTTGCACTTCATGCCCTCGATCGGGTTCGCGATCGTCGGGCTGGGCGTGTTCGGGACGCGCGTCGTGGCGGGCGATCAGAACCTCGTCGCGGGGCTCGTCGCGGTGACGGTGCTCTGTCTCGGGTTCGTCCTCGCGGCGGTCGCTGGCTGGCGGTATCGCTACGAGATCGAGCGACAGGCCGAGCGGGTCGTTCCGGGCGTCGTCCGGCGGATCGTCGGGATCGTCCCCCGGGTCACCCCGCCGAGTCGCGCGAACGTCCGCCGGCGGATCGGCCGCTTTTTCGACTCGATCGACCGGGTGGCCTCGGATCCCGCGACGCTCGTGCGCGCCAGCGTCCTCTCTGCGATCGGGTGGTTCGCGCTGTCGATGTCGCTGTGGCTCTCCCTGGTCGCGATCGGGACGACCGTGCCCGTGGTTGCGGTGCTCGTCGTGATCCCGCTGGCGAGTATCCTCGGGATGACGCCGTTCCCCGGCGGGACGGGCCCCGTCGAGAGTGGGACCGTCGGGTTGATTCTCTCCTTGACGGCGGCGAGTCCGGCCGCTGCGACCGCTGCGGTCGTGATCCACCGCGGGATCACCTACTGGGGGACGACACTCGCTGGCTGGACGATCACGACGCTGGTGGGCGTCCGACGCGGCATCGCGTGA
- a CDS encoding DUF7123 family protein — protein sequence MSTTTAANGDDRPASKERRLKDYLERKARDGELYFKSKFIADEVGLSPKEIGALMVKLSDSATTLEIEKWSYTSATTWRVEPN from the coding sequence ATGAGCACGACCACCGCTGCGAACGGCGACGACCGACCCGCGAGCAAGGAACGGCGGCTCAAAGACTACCTCGAACGCAAGGCGCGCGACGGGGAACTCTACTTCAAAAGCAAGTTCATCGCGGACGAGGTCGGGCTCTCTCCGAAGGAAATCGGGGCGTTGATGGTCAAACTCAGTGATTCAGCGACGACCCTCGAAATCGAAAAGTGGTCGTATACGTCCGCGACGACGTGGCGTGTCGAACCGAACTGA